One window of the Eucalyptus grandis isolate ANBG69807.140 chromosome 8, ASM1654582v1, whole genome shotgun sequence genome contains the following:
- the LOC104415654 gene encoding RNA-binding protein 12, whose amino-acid sequence MESIICILVLLAYLFTRPLHILAQQAAQAASPLPTSRITVVGAVYCDVCHISSFSKYSYFLPGVDVNIQCKFKASTRETAEQIDFSVNRTTNRYGTYMLDVPSVDGVDCVDGQAIASMCQVSLMGSSSSACSVPGLRTTADEVTVKSKQDNLCIYSMNALTYRPAERNVTLCGNEKEGSSQDDLNSSKFFLPYFPPYGFPWPPIPQLPPLPSIPIPPLPPFPSIPLPPLPPFPFPSFPPSLPFPFPPLPPLPPSGINLTDPRTWIPRIPLPTSPPLPPPSSPPAYNPWDPRTWIPHLPPYSPPRAQEQTP is encoded by the exons ATGGAGTCAATAATTTGCATTCTCGTTCTTCTTGCATACTTGTTCACTCGCCCACTTCACATCCTAGCCCAGCAGGCGGCGCAAGCCGCGTCGCCCTTGCCGACCTCTCGCATCACCGTCGTCGGCGCCGTGTACTGCGACGTATGCCACATCAGCAGTTTCTCCAAGTACAGCTACTTCTTGCCAG GTGTTGATGTGAACATCCAATGCAAGTTCAAGGCGAGCACGCGAGAGACCGCCGAGCAGATCGACTTCTCGGTAAACCGGACCACCAATAGATACGGGACGTACATGTTGGACGTGCCCTCGGTGGACGGGGTCGACTGCGTGGACGGCCAGGCGATCGCGTCCATGTGCCAAGTGAGCTTGATGGGGAGCTCCTCCTCCGCATGCAGCGTGCCCGGGTTGAGGACCACGGCGGACGAGGTGACGGTGAAGTCGAAGCAAGACAACCTGTGCATATACAGCATGAACGCGCTGACCTACCGGCCGGCCGAGCGCAACGTCACGTTATGCGGGAACGAGAAGGAGGGATCATCGCAGGATGATCTCAATTCCTCCAAGTTCTTCTTGCCTTATTTTCCACCGTACGGCTTTCCATGGCCACCGATCCCTCAATTGCCACCGCTTCCTTCTATCCCGATCCCTCCGTTACCGCCTTTTCCATCGATACCGCTCCCACCTCTTCCGCCATTCCCGTTCCCCTCATTCCCGCCCTCGCTGCCGTTCCCGTTCCCACCTCTCCCGCCTCTGCCTCCGTCAGGGATCAACTTAACCGATCCCCGGACATGGATCCCAAGAATCCCATTACctacttctcctcctcttccgcCACCGTCGTCGCCACCAGCATATAATCCATGGGACCCGAGGACTTGGATACCCCACCTCCCTCCGTATTCTCCACCGAGAGCTCAGGAACAAACACCCTAG
- the LOC104415655 gene encoding auxin-responsive protein SAUR41-like has protein sequence MDETRRKPKRGLIFKTWERCKTLGRAGKSSSKPRLTHGPSLAKKSKSWSGPLPSLLKEVNAPPPRLHGSLKQLRAAVPEGCFSVYVGPEKQRFVVRTECANHPLFQMLLEEAESEFGYSSGGPIELPCNVDLFYRVLTEMDCDGDGDGNGRTRRLGCGYGIAAYQLLSPARMIAVGHHY, from the coding sequence ATGGACGAgacaagaagaaagccaaagagGGGCCTGATTTTCAAGACGTGGGAGCGGTGCAAGACCCTCGGCCGGGCCGGCAAGAGCTCCTCCAAGCCGAGGCTGACGCacggcccgagcctcgccaagaAGAGCAAGTCCTGGAGCGGGCCCCTGCCTAGCTTGCTCAAGGAGGTCAacgcgccgccgccgcgcctccACGGCAGCCTCAAGCAGCTGCGCGCCGCCGTTCCCGAGGGCTGCTTCTCGGTCTACGTGGGCCCCGAGAAGCAGAGGTTCGTGGTGAGGACGGAATGCGCCAACCACCCCTTGTTCCAGATGCTGCTCGAGGAGGCCGAGTCCGAGTTCGGGTACAGCAGCGGCGGGCCCATCGAGCTCCCGTGCAACGTCGACCTCTTCTACCGGGTCCTGACAGAGATGGACTGCGACGGGGATGGGGACGGCAACGGCAGGACGAGGCGGCTCGGGTGCGGTTACGGGATCGCCGCATACCAGCTCCTGAGCCCAGCTCGGATGATCGCCGTCGGCCACCACTATTAA
- the LOC104415656 gene encoding 5-methylthioadenosine/S-adenosylhomocysteine deaminase encodes MEAPGGSPILLLHNATVVTMDSESRVYGDGAVAVEGDRIRAVGRSADLLRRFRGVAGEVVDLGGQILLPGFVNTHVHTSQQLARGIADDVDLVTWLHDRIWPYEASMTEEDSYVSTLLCGIELIHSGVTCFAEAGGQHVPGMARAVQSLGLRACLAQSVMDSGEGLPASWAVRTAEDCVQSQKELYEKHHDTADGRIRIWLGIRQIMNCTDELLLATRDTARELKTGIHMHVAEIPYENQLVTETRNVDHGTVTYLEKVDFLQDNLLAAHTVWVNSTEVGFLSHAGVKVSHCPAAAMKMLGFAPITEMLDAGICVSLGTDGAPSNNRMSIVDEMYLASLINKGCEVFKNGITDPTALPAETVLRMATINGAKSVLWDNEIGSLEVGKKADMLVINASTWHMVPLHDCISGLVYCMRTENIVSVMCNGQWIMKDKRILSVDEEEVISLAKRASSELLKRAGIKIPNRMNML; translated from the exons ATGGAAGCTCCCGGCGGCTCGCCGATCCTGCTCCTCCACAACGCCACCGTCGTCACGATGGACTCCGAGAGCCGCGTCTACGGCGACGGCGCCGTCGCCGTAGAGGGCGACAGGATCAGGGCCGTCGGCCGCTCGGCCGACCTCCTCCGCCGGTTCCGCGGCGTCGCCGGCGAAGTCGTGGACCTCGGCGGCCAGATTCTACTCCCAG GCTTTGTCAACACGCACGTGCACACGTCTCAGCAGCTGGCGCGCGGGATAGCCGACGACGTCGATCTGGTGACCTGGCTGCACGACCGGATATGGCCTTACGAGGCCAGCATGACCGAGGAGGACTCCTACGTCTCCACCCTGCTCTGCGGGATCGAGCTCATTCACTCCGGT GTCACTTGCTTTGCTGAGGCGGGAGGGCAGCACGTTCCTGGGATGGCTAGAGCGGTGCAATCGCTGGGCTTGCGCGCGTGCTTGGCTCAGTCCGTCATGGACTCGGGTGAGGGCTTGCCGGCATCTTGGGCTGTTCGAACTGCCGAGGATTGTGTGCAG TCACAGAAGGAGCTCTATGAGAAGCACCATGATACTGCTGATGGACGTATCAGAATATGGCTTGGAATCAGGCAAATTATGAATTGCACTGATGAACTACTACTTGCAACAAGGGATACTGCAAGAGAATTGAAAACCGGAATTCACATG CATGTTGCAGAGATACCCTATGAGAATCAGCTGGTAACTGAGACACGGAATGTTGATCATGGAACGGTAACATACCTGGAGAAGGTTGACTTCTTACAAGACAACTTGCTTGCAGCTCACACAGTCTGGGTGAACAGTACCGAG GTTGGTTTTCTTTCACATGCTGGAGTTAAAGTTTCTCATTGCCCCGCTGCTGCAATGAAAATGCTGGGATTCGCACCTATTACGGAGATGCTTGATGCTGGAATCTGTGTTTCATTAGGAACGGATGGCGCGCCATCGAACAATAGAATGAGCATTG TTGATGAGATGTACCTAGCTTCACTTATAAACAAAGGATGTGAAGTTTTCAAAAATGGCATAACTGATCCGACAGCACTTCCTGCTGAAACTGTGCTCAGAATGGCAACGATAAACGGTGCCAAGTCAGTACTGTGGGACAATGAAATTGGTTCACTTGAGGTTGGGAAAAAG GCTGACATGCTCGTGATCAATGCTTCCACTTGGCATATGGTTCCTCTTCATGACTG CATTTCTGGCCTTGTATATTGCATGAGAACCGAAAACATTGTTTCTGTGATGTGCAATGGTCAGTGGATTATGAAGGACAAAAGGATTTTATCGGTCGATGAG GAAGAAGTTATTTCACTAGCAAAGCGGGCTTCAAGTGAACTCTTGAAAAGAGCGGGCATCAAGATCCCAAATAGAATGAACATGCTTTAG